A single genomic interval of Notolabrus celidotus isolate fNotCel1 chromosome 13, fNotCel1.pri, whole genome shotgun sequence harbors:
- the LOC117824236 gene encoding sphingosine-1-phosphate phosphatase 1-like, with amino-acid sequence MATDFVKTFVRVCKNLQDPCHVARFQQLCGVQGTFPDKATKPDSGRSEPDYPGLRKRVQSSDASVGNGAAGDATSAQVNGMQGDNTSRPDGPSEAANADPDTTRAKPLRRNSLTGDVGQEFLIHNKLLFYLFTFGTELGNEMFFIIFFPYLFWNIDALVSRRLIVVWAWNLFVGQSTKDMIRWSRPASPPVVKVEVFYNSEYSMPSTHAMTGTAIPFCLFMLTYGRWEYSFLFGLSVALSWSILVCVSRVYMGMHSILEVITGFLYTLLILAFFYPILDKIDNFYMMDRFAPLVIIMSHVSLGLVAFSLDSWSTSRGDTAQALGTGAGAALATHANYQLGLLLDPPLSSLPLTLPSLSVSMVALSLLRFFIGVAVILVTRMVMKAVTIPFLCRLFGLPTDDVRQARQHMKVELPYRYIVYSVVGFSCVSVVPLIFKILNLA; translated from the exons ATGGCGACCGACTTTGTGAAGACTTTTGTGCGGGTGTGTAAAAATCTACAAGACCCCTGCCATGTAGCGAGGTTTCAACAGTTATGCGGCGTTCAAGGGACGTTTCCTGATAAAGCCACCAAGCCGGACAGTGGACGCTCGGAGCCGGACTACCCCGGGTTGAGGAAGAGGGTCCAAAGCTCTGACGCCAGTGTTGGTAATGGAGCAGCCGGGGACGCGACCTCAGCGCAGGTCAACGGGATGCAGGGGGACAACACCTCTCGGCCCGATGGTCCATCAGAGGCAGCTAATGCCGACCCAGACACCACCAGAGCCAAACCCCTCCGGAGGAACTCCCTCACAGGTGATGTGGGTCAAGAGTTCCTGATCCACAACAAGTTGCTCTTCTACCTGTTCACGTTCGGGACTGAACTGGGCAACGAGAtgttcttcatcatcttcttccCCTATCTCTTCTGGAACATCGATGCCCTGGTCAGCAGGAGACTCATCGTGGTCTGGGCCTGGAACCTGTTCGTGGGACAGTCCACCAAGGACATGATCCGCTGGTCCCGGCCGGCTTCCCCTCCTGTGGTGAAGGTGGAGGTCTTCTACAACTCCGAGTACAGCATGCCGTCCACACACGCCATGACAGGGACAGCCATACCTTTCTGTCTCTTCATGTTGACGTATGGGCGCTGGGAG TACTCCTTCCTCTTTGGCTTGTCTGTGGCTCTCAGTTGGAGCATCCTGGTCTGTGTGAGCAGAGTCTACATGGGGATGCATTCTATTCTG GAGGTGATCACTGGCTTCCTCTACACCCTTCTTATTCTAGCCTTCTTCTACCCAATTCTGGACAAGATCGACAACTTCTACATGATGGACCGCTTTGCTCCTCTTGTGATCATTATGTCACATGTCAGTCTGGGACTTGTGGCCTTCTCTCTGGATTCCTGGAGCACCTCTCGGGGCGACACAGCTCAGGCTCTGGGTACCGGGGCAGGAGCCGCTTTGGCCACTCATGCGAACTATCAGCTAGGGCTGCTTCTGGATCCACCGCTGTCCTCACTTCCTCTAACTCTACCATCACTCAGCGTCAGCATGGTAGCCCTCTCCCTGCTGCGCTTCTTCATCGGAGTCGCTGTCATCCTCGTTACCAGGATGGTTATGAAAGCGGTGACTATTCCTTTTTTGTGCCGACTCTTCGGGCTGCCGACAGATGACGTGAGACAGGCTAGGCAGCACATGAAAGTCGAGTTGCCCTACCGTTACATCGTCTACAGTGTTGTTGGTTTCAGTTGTGTCAGTGTGGTGCCTCTCATCTTTAAGATACTGAACCTTGCCTGA